The Sphingomonas carotinifaciens genomic sequence AGTGCGGCACCTCGAACGGGCCGGACAGCCGCCCGGTCGAATACAGCAGCACGGTGATGATCCCCATCGTCTTCTGCGCATCGTTCAGGCCGTGGCTGAGCGAATAACAGGCCGATGAGAACAGGTGCAGCACGCGGAAACTGCGCTCCGCCTGCACCGCGGTGGCCCGCGCCAGCGCCCAGCTCGACAGCAGCATCACCAGCATCGCCAGCATCATGCCCAGCGTCGGCGACAGCACGATGGCGAGCAGCGTCTTGTTCAGCCCGCCCCACTGGATACCGCCCAGCCCCGCATGCGCCACGCCCGCCCCGATCAGCCCGCCGATCAGCGCATGGCTGGAGGAGGACGGGATGCCGCGCAGCCAGGTGACGACGTTCCAGAACATCGCGCCGCCAAGTGCTGCAAAGATCACCGCCGGCGTCACCAGGTCCTTGTCGATCAGCCCCTTGCCGATCGTCTCGGCCACCGCGTGCAGGCTGGGAAAGGCGATGGTCAGGAAATAGGCGGCGAAGTTGAAGGCGGCCGCGAACAGCACCGCCTTGACGGGCGACAACAGTCGCGTCGCGACCACCGTCGCGATGGAGTTCGCCGCATCGTGCAGGCCGTTCAGATAATCGAACGCCAGCGCGACCCCGATCAGGCCGATCAGGAGCGGAAGGGCCAGTTCATGCATGGTCTGTGGGTCCGATCAGGCGTGATCGATGACGATGCCGTCGATCTCGTTCGCGACATCCTCGAACGCGTCGACGATGCGTTCCAGATGCTTGTAGATCTCGCGCTCGACCACGAAGCGCAGCGTGTCGCTGCTGCCATGGTCGGCCAGCGTCCGGCGCAGGCCGGCGGCGTGGATGTCGTCCGCCTGCCCCTCCATGCGCACCAGCCGCTCGGTCAGCTCGTGCAGGCGCGCGCCGTTCTGCGCGACGTTGCGCAGCAGCGGCATCGCCTCGGCGGTCAGGCGCGCGGCATCGACGATGATCGCGGTCATGTCGCGCATTTCCGGCGCGAAGTCGCTCACCTGATACAGGTCGATCGCCGCGGCGGCGGCCTGCATCTCGTCGATCGTGTCGTCCATCGCGCCGACCAGGCTGGTGATCGCCCCGCGGTCGAACGGCGTCAGGAACGTCTTGCGCACGGTTTGCAGCACGTCGCGGGTGATCTCGTCGGCATCATGCTCGCGCTCGATCACCTCCGTGATGTGCTCGGCACGCGCCGTGCCATCGGCCGCCATCAGCCGCGCCATGGCCTCGGCGCCCGCCGTCACCGTTCGGGCATGCGCCTCGAACATCTCGAAGAAATTGCCTGTCCGGGGGAGCAGGCGTTGGAACCATGCGAACATCGGTGCTACCTTCGATTTTTCTGGGATACCCGCCCCTCTCCGGGCGGCCGCCCTGAACTCGGCGGGGCTGAAGGACCGGATCAGGTCGCGCAGGTCCGGCTCATCCACGGCGGCGGCCGCCTCGGACAAGGTGAACCAGCGGCGTTGCCGCTCCGGCTGCTCCTTCCAGCTCTGTAATTCTTGGGTGACGGCCAGCGGGAACACGTCCACGTCGACCATCAGCGAGGCGCCACTACCGCGCTTCTTGCGATAACGGAAGCTGCCCAGCGGCGTGGGGCAGATCGCACCCAGCACACCGGCCTCTTCCTCGGCCTCCTGCGCGGCCGCCTCATGCGGCCGGGCCCCGCCCCCGATATTGCCCTTCGGGATCACCCAACGCCCCGACGCGCGCGAAGTGACCAGCAGGACGCGGATCACCCCGTCGGGCGAGGTGGCCTCAGTCCGGTACGGAAAGGCGGCAATCTGGCGAATGGTCCTGCACTCCCGTGGCGCATCGCCCGGGGTCGGGCGCTGGCACCTCGCGCGCATGGGGTGAAACGTCGCCGCGCGCAAGATGGCGCGGTAACGCACCGTCCGGAAACGAAGCGGCGACGGTCCCGGATCAGGGCCGGGTGGACGGCGGCATCTCGCCTCGCGCACCGACGAGTTCGGGCACGCCGCCGGCACAGCGATGCGCCGGCACGCGCCGGTCGAACGCGGCATAGCGCCGCCCGGCGATATGGTCGCCGCAGCGCAGCGCCAGCGCCATGATCGTCAGGCTGGTGTTCACCGCACCCGCACTCGGCAGCACCGACGCATCCGCGACATACAGCCCCCTGATGCCATGCACCTGCAGGTCGGCATCGACCACCGAGTCGCCCGCATCCAGCCCCATCCGCGCGGTGCCCACCTGATGCCATAGCTGCGGCGCGCGCGGCGGCGCGATGCACGGATAGCCCGCGTTTCGGAACGCCTCCGTCGCCAGCCGCGTCAGCCGGCGGAAGCTGACCGCGCTCACCGTCGGCTCCACCGTGTGGGACACCGCATCGCCGTCGAAATGCAATCCGCTTGTCCGCGTCGGCAGCGCCTCCGACATGCAGAAGCAGATCAGCGAATGCCGCCCGATCGCCTTGGCCACCGGGCGCAGCGACCGCGGTAGTTCGGTCCAGAACGGCATCTGTCCGGCGGTCTGGATGATGCCCAGCGGAAACGGCCATTCCGCGCTGCCGTGATAATAATCGTTGATCGAAAAGCTCTTGGTGTGGATCTCCGCCAGCTCGGGCCAGCGCACCAGCGGAAAGACGACGCCGGCCGAATGCCCGGCCAGATACCGGCCCAGCGCGCCGCCGGCATTTCCCAGTCCTTCCGGATGCTTCGCGGTCCGCGACCGCCGCAACAGCATCGCGCTGCGCGGCACCCCGCCCGCCACCACCACCACCCCGGCCGCGATCTCCTCCTCCACCCCGTCGCACGCCACCCGCACCCCCCGCACGCCCCGCCCCCCGGACTCCGTCAGCACCGCCACGCACCGCGTACCATCCGCCACCGTCAACCGGCCCGTCGCCATCGCCGGGCGGATCGCCGCGGTCTCCGCATCCATCTTCGCATCGAAGCCGCATTGATGCGCATCGCAGGCAGGGCACATCCGGCACGCGCCCAGGCCGTCCCGCCGGTCCAGCGCCCGCGGAATGGGCGCGGGGTGCAGTCCGGTCGCCGCCAGCTGCTCCACCAGCCCGCCGATGCGCGGATGCGACGCGATCGCGCCGTGAGGATAGGCGCGCGCATGAGGCGGCTCGGTCGGATCGGCCTCGGTCGCGCCGTGCACGCGGTACAGCCGCTCGGCCTGATCGTAATAAGGCTCCAGATCGTCGTACAGGATGGGCCAAGCCGGCGACACGCCCGCTTCATGCGCCACCGCCTCGAAATCGGCCTCGCGCAGCCGGTACAGCGCCGCGCCGTAGAATTTGGTCTGCCCGCCGACACAGGCGATCGGCTGCGTCCGGTCGGGATGGACATGGCGAATGTAGCGGCTGTGGGCACCCGGCTGCAGCCAGCGCCCCTCCTCGATCAACAGGACGCGCATGCCTTCGTGCGTCAGGCGATGGGCGATCGTCCCCCCACCGGCCCCGCTGCCGACGACGATGACGTCATACGCCCCAGCCCCGGCCATACCCCCTCGCCACCAGCAACACCCGATCCCGTCAGCCTACGCCACCCGCGCACCCGGACCATGCACCCAGGCGAGGTGTTCCCGGCTATTGCGGATAATGGCGGGAGCCTGCGCAGAGCCGGGACGTTCGCGGCGCCTGCTGCCCGGTATCGGAAATGAGGAAATGGCGGAGCGGGAGGGATTCGAACCCTCGATACGCTTTTGGCGTATACTCACTTTCCAGGCGAGCGCCTTCGACCACTCGGCCACCGCTCCGCAGGTAAAGCCTGGAGACGGGGCCCCTAAAGCGGTCCGGCGGTTCGCGCAAGCGCTTGCGTGCATATCGTCGCTCGGGCACGCTTGGCGCCATGCTTGCGATCCTCCTCGCCCTTGCCGCCGCCATCCAGACCACGCCTGCCCCGCCCGGCCCGGCGGACGCGCAGGCACAGGACTGGGTCGCCATTCCCGATGACGAGCTGCTCGTCTTCTCGCTGGCGAACGGCCGCCGCGTCGTGGTGCGGCTGGCGCCGCAGGCGGCACCGGTGCACGTGGCCAATATCCGCGTGCTGGCCCGCGCGCACTGGTGGGACCAGGGCACCAGCGTCTACCGCGTGCAGGAAAATTATGTCGCGCAGTGGGGCGATCCTACCGAGAAGAAGCCGCTGCCCCCCGGCATCGTCGCCAACCCGCCGCCCGAATATGTGCAGAACCGCACCGCGCCCGCGCAGCGTCTGTCGCGGCCCGACCCCTATGCCGCCTGGGCGGGCTATTCCGCCGATGGCTGGCCGCTCGCGGGCGACGCCACTCGGCAATGGCTGCCGCACTGCTATGCCATGGTCGGCGTCGCGCGCGACCTGGCGCCCAGTACGGGCAGCGGCGCGGAGCTTTACACCCTTATCGGCCACAGCCCGCGCGCGCTCGACCGCAACATCGCGGTCGTCGGCCGCGTGGTGGAGGGGATGGAGGCGTTGACCACCCTGCCGCGCGGCACCGGCGATCTCGGCTTCTACAAGACCGAAGGGGAGCGCAGCCCGATCGTCTCCGCCCGCCTCGCCAGCGACCTGCCCGCGGCGACGCGCCCGCATTTCCAGTACCGCGCCACCGCCAATCCCCGCTTCGCCGCCTGGGTTCGCGAGCGGGAAAACCGCAACAACGCCTTCTTCACCGTGCCCGCCGGCGGGGTGGACATCTGCGCCGCGCTGCCCCCCGTCCGCCCCGCGCCCTGATCTCGCGCGGCATGATCCACATGCTGGTCGCCCATGCCGCGCCGCGCTAAGCAGGCCTATCTGCCTGCCCTTCCTGGGGATATCGTGCCCGCACCCGTTCGCTCCGTCCCCGCGCCGCCCCCTGCCCGATGAGCATCGGCACGATCGGGCGGCTGCGCACCTTCCTGCGCGAGGAGGAGTGGCAGTTCGCCCCCCACGAACGCCCCGCCATTCCCGGATCGCCGGGCAGTCCCGATCATCCGCTGGCACGCCGCTGGGCCTATGCGCTGATCGCGGTGCTGGTCGGGCTGACCGGCGGGCTGGGCAATGCCCTCGTCTCCGCCAACACCGCGCAGTTGCAGGGGGCGCTCGGCTTCGATCCTACCGAGATCGCATGGCTTCCCACCGTCTATGTGATGACCAACGCGTCGATCAACCTGCTGCTCATCAAGTTCCGCCAGCAATTCGGGCTCAGGCCCTTCGCACTGATCTTTGTCGGCATCTATGTGCTGCTCACCTTTGCGCACCTGTTCGTTCACGGCTTCTGGTCGGCGATCGCGGTGCGCGCCGCCAGCGGCATGGCCGCCGCCGCGCTGTCGTCGCTGTGCCTGTATTACATGATGCAGGCGCTGCCCGCGCGCTGGCGGCTGAAGGCGATCGTCCTGGGCATCGGCGTGCCGCAATGCGCGACGCCGATGGCCCGGCTGTTCTCGCCGGAACTGCTCGCCATGTCGCAGTGGCGCACCTTGTACCTGTTCGAACTGGGGCTGGCCCTGCTCAGCATGGCCGCGGTAAGCTGGCTGCGCCTGCCCCCGACCGAGCGGCAGAAGGCGTTCGAGCCCCTCGATTTCCTGACCTTTGCGCTCTACGCGCCGGCCATCGGCCTGCTTTGCGCGGTGCTGGGTCAGGGGCGCATCGTCTGGTGGACGCAGGCGCCGTGGATCGGCTGGGCGCTGGCCGCCGCCATCCCGCTGCTGGCGGGCGCGCTGCTGCTCGAACATTACCGCGCCAATCCGCTGCTCAACACCCGCTGGCTGGGCTCGGCCGACATCATCCGCTTTGCGATCGTCACCATCATGATGCGCATCGCCCTGTCCGAACAGACGTTCGGCGCGGTCGGGCTGCTCACCACGCTGGGGCAGAATAACGACCAGTTCGGCACGCTGTTCGCGATCATCGTCCTTGCCTCGGTCGCCGGCGTCGTCGCCAGCGCGGTGACGCTGGACGTGCAGCGGCTGACCCACCCCGTGATGTTCGCCATCGCGCTCGTCGCGGTCGCAGCCTATGCCGACAGTTTCTCGACCAACCTCACCCGGCCGCAGCAATTCTACGTGACGCAGGCGCTGATCGCCTTTTCCGCCACCTTCTTCATCGGTCCCTCGCTGCTGTTCGGCATGACCCGCGCGCTGCAACAGGGTGCCGGCCACGTCATCAGCTTCGTGGCGCTGTTCGGCATGCTGAACTCGATCGGCGCGCTCGGCGGCACCGCCTTTCTCGGCACCTTCCAGACGATCCGCGAAAAGGCGCACAGCGCCGCCATCGTGCAGGAGGTCGATCCCACCAACCCCATCGTGTCGCAGCGTATTGCCGCGGGTGGCAGCAGCGTCGGCCGTGTCATCGCCGATCCGGCGCTGCAACGCGCGGAGGGCGCTGCCCTTTTGTCGCAGGCCGCCACGCGCGAGGCGAATGTGCGCGCCTATAACGACACTTTCCGGCTGATCGCGGGTTTGGCTGCTCTGACCACGCTGTACCTCGGCTGGCTGCTCTGGCGCCGCAACCGGCGTATGCGCCGAACCGGAACCGCATCATGACCGACGCCCGTACGCCGCCCGTCTCTCCCACCCCCCGCACCGAGGAAGCGATCGCGGAGGCGCAGGCCGCCGCGCCGCCGCCGCCGCCCACGCCGTCCGGCTGGCGACCGCCCACCGGCGGCCGGCGCTCGCTGCTGTTCATCATCCTGCTCGTCGTCGCCGGCATCGCGGTCGTGCTGGCCGCATGGCGCCTGCCGCCCTTCACCAGCGGCTATGAATCGACCGACAACGCCTATGTCCGTGGCCGCACCACGGTGATCGCGCCACAGGTCAGCGGCTATGTGTCGCAGGTGCTGGTCCGCGATTTCGAGCAGGTCGCCGCCGGCCAGCCGCTGGTCCGCATCGACGACCGCATCTACCGGCAGCGCGTCGAACAGGCCGAGGCACAGGTCGCCGCCAATCAGGCGACGCTCGCCAACAGCCAGCAATCCGAACGCTCGCGCGCCGCCAATCTCGCCGCGCAAGGAGCCGCGGTGGAAAATGCCCGTGCCCAGTTGATGCGCGCGGAGGCGGACATGGCGCGCGTCAACGATCTCGTCACTGACGGCTCGGTATCCCTGCGGGAGCGCGACCAGACGCTTGCCGCGCTCCGTCAGGCCCAGGCTGCGGTGCGCCAGGCACAGGCCGCCGCCGAGATCGCCCGTCAGGACGTCCGCACCGTGGAGGTCGGGCGCGGCGGGCAACAGGCCGGGGTCGCCGGTGCGGTCGCCGCCCGGCGACTGGCGCAGATCGACCTGTCCAACACCCTGATCCGCGCGCCGGAGGGCGGTCGCCTGTCCGAGGTCGGGGTGCGCGTCGGCCAGTACGTGACCGCCGGGTCGCAACTCCTGTTCCTCGTGCCCCCCGAAACCTGGGTGATCGCCAATTTCAAGGAAGCGCAGACCGCCCGCATGATCGTCGGCCAGCCTGCCTCCTTCACCGTCGATGCGCTGGGCAATGCCCGCCTGACCGGCCGGGTGGAGCGCATCTCGCCCGCCGCCGGCTCCGAATTCGCGGTGCTCAAGGCCGACAACGCGACCGGCAACTTCACCAAGGTGCCGCAGCGTATCGCGGTGCGCATCCGCGTCGACCCCGGCCAGTCGCTGGGCGCGCGCCTGCGCCCCGGCATGTCGGTGCAGGCGCGTGTCGATGTCTCGCAGGGGCCACGCCTCCCGTGAGGATCACCGCGCTCGCCCTGTTCCTGCTGCTCGCCGGTTGCATCGGCCCGCGCCCGCCGGCGCCGGTTGCCGCCACGATCACGCCGCCGCCGGCATGGCGCACCGCGCTCGGCCCCGGCACGCCGATCCGCGCCGACTGGTGGCAGGGGTTCGGCGATCCCGTCCTCACCGCGCTTGTCGCCCGTGCACTCGCCAACAGTCCCGATATCGGCAGCGCCGCCGCCCGCGTCGAGGAAGCGCGCGCACAGGCCCGGCTCGCGCAGGCGCAGCGGGCTCCGTCGCTCACCGGCGGCGTGCCCCTTACCGATGCCCGCTCGGTCAGCGCGCTGGGCGTCGGCGCCACCAATATCGGCTCGCAACCGCTGCTTCAGGCCAGCTACGATTTCGACCTGTTCGGCCGTCTTGCCCGTGCCGAGGATGCCGCGCGCGCCAGCCTGCTCGCGACGGAGGCGGCGGAGGACACCGTCCGCCTGGCGCTCGCCGCCGGGGTGGCGACCAGCTACGTCACCCTGCGCGCGCTCGACCACCGCCTGCGCATCGCCCGCGAAACGCTGGTCGCGCGCGCCGATGCGCTGCGCAT encodes the following:
- a CDS encoding peptidylprolyl isomerase; its protein translation is MLAILLALAAAIQTTPAPPGPADAQAQDWVAIPDDELLVFSLANGRRVVVRLAPQAAPVHVANIRVLARAHWWDQGTSVYRVQENYVAQWGDPTEKKPLPPGIVANPPPEYVQNRTAPAQRLSRPDPYAAWAGYSADGWPLAGDATRQWLPHCYAMVGVARDLAPSTGSGAELYTLIGHSPRALDRNIAVVGRVVEGMEALTTLPRGTGDLGFYKTEGERSPIVSARLASDLPAATRPHFQYRATANPRFAAWVRERENRNNAFFTVPAGGVDICAALPPVRPAP
- a CDS encoding inorganic phosphate transporter; amino-acid sequence: MHELALPLLIGLIGVALAFDYLNGLHDAANSIATVVATRLLSPVKAVLFAAAFNFAAYFLTIAFPSLHAVAETIGKGLIDKDLVTPAVIFAALGGAMFWNVVTWLRGIPSSSSHALIGGLIGAGVAHAGLGGIQWGGLNKTLLAIVLSPTLGMMLAMLVMLLSSWALARATAVQAERSFRVLHLFSSACYSLSHGLNDAQKTMGIITVLLYSTGRLSGPFEVPHWVAISCYVAIALGTMTGGWKIIETMGSRITKLSQHQGFSASMAGSVVLFGASALGIPVSTTHTITGSIIGAGVARRASAVRWGVARTVVTAWVITIPASAAVGAGFYGLTRLF
- a CDS encoding HlyD family secretion protein, whose translation is MTDARTPPVSPTPRTEEAIAEAQAAAPPPPPTPSGWRPPTGGRRSLLFIILLVVAGIAVVLAAWRLPPFTSGYESTDNAYVRGRTTVIAPQVSGYVSQVLVRDFEQVAAGQPLVRIDDRIYRQRVEQAEAQVAANQATLANSQQSERSRAANLAAQGAAVENARAQLMRAEADMARVNDLVTDGSVSLRERDQTLAALRQAQAAVRQAQAAAEIARQDVRTVEVGRGGQQAGVAGAVAARRLAQIDLSNTLIRAPEGGRLSEVGVRVGQYVTAGSQLLFLVPPETWVIANFKEAQTARMIVGQPASFTVDALGNARLTGRVERISPAAGSEFAVLKADNATGNFTKVPQRIAVRIRVDPGQSLGARLRPGMSVQARVDVSQGPRLP
- a CDS encoding MFS transporter, translated to MSIGTIGRLRTFLREEEWQFAPHERPAIPGSPGSPDHPLARRWAYALIAVLVGLTGGLGNALVSANTAQLQGALGFDPTEIAWLPTVYVMTNASINLLLIKFRQQFGLRPFALIFVGIYVLLTFAHLFVHGFWSAIAVRAASGMAAAALSSLCLYYMMQALPARWRLKAIVLGIGVPQCATPMARLFSPELLAMSQWRTLYLFELGLALLSMAAVSWLRLPPTERQKAFEPLDFLTFALYAPAIGLLCAVLGQGRIVWWTQAPWIGWALAAAIPLLAGALLLEHYRANPLLNTRWLGSADIIRFAIVTIMMRIALSEQTFGAVGLLTTLGQNNDQFGTLFAIIVLASVAGVVASAVTLDVQRLTHPVMFAIALVAVAAYADSFSTNLTRPQQFYVTQALIAFSATFFIGPSLLFGMTRALQQGAGHVISFVALFGMLNSIGALGGTAFLGTFQTIREKAHSAAIVQEVDPTNPIVSQRIAAGGSSVGRVIADPALQRAEGAALLSQAATREANVRAYNDTFRLIAGLAALTTLYLGWLLWRRNRRMRRTGTAS
- a CDS encoding FAD-dependent oxidoreductase, with amino-acid sequence MAGAGAYDVIVVGSGAGGGTIAHRLTHEGMRVLLIEEGRWLQPGAHSRYIRHVHPDRTQPIACVGGQTKFYGAALYRLREADFEAVAHEAGVSPAWPILYDDLEPYYDQAERLYRVHGATEADPTEPPHARAYPHGAIASHPRIGGLVEQLAATGLHPAPIPRALDRRDGLGACRMCPACDAHQCGFDAKMDAETAAIRPAMATGRLTVADGTRCVAVLTESGGRGVRGVRVACDGVEEEIAAGVVVVAGGVPRSAMLLRRSRTAKHPEGLGNAGGALGRYLAGHSAGVVFPLVRWPELAEIHTKSFSINDYYHGSAEWPFPLGIIQTAGQMPFWTELPRSLRPVAKAIGRHSLICFCMSEALPTRTSGLHFDGDAVSHTVEPTVSAVSFRRLTRLATEAFRNAGYPCIAPPRAPQLWHQVGTARMGLDAGDSVVDADLQVHGIRGLYVADASVLPSAGAVNTSLTIMALALRCGDHIAGRRYAAFDRRVPAHRCAGGVPELVGARGEMPPSTRP
- a CDS encoding DUF47 family protein, which gives rise to MRARCQRPTPGDAPRECRTIRQIAAFPYRTEATSPDGVIRVLLVTSRASGRWVIPKGNIGGGARPHEAAAQEAEEEAGVLGAICPTPLGSFRYRKKRGSGASLMVDVDVFPLAVTQELQSWKEQPERQRRWFTLSEAAAAVDEPDLRDLIRSFSPAEFRAAARRGAGIPEKSKVAPMFAWFQRLLPRTGNFFEMFEAHARTVTAGAEAMARLMAADGTARAEHITEVIEREHDADEITRDVLQTVRKTFLTPFDRGAITSLVGAMDDTIDEMQAAAAAIDLYQVSDFAPEMRDMTAIIVDAARLTAEAMPLLRNVAQNGARLHELTERLVRMEGQADDIHAAGLRRTLADHGSSDTLRFVVEREIYKHLERIVDAFEDVANEIDGIVIDHA